AATTGGTAAAAAAGATAAATGGTTAGTCCCATTTGAGCAGGAATCCCCACAAAGACTAACCATTTTGTATTGTTATTTTTTTTCACCTTTTTCAGCTGTTTTGGTGTTTTGGGCCTCAGCATGCATTTCGCAAGTAGAATTTACTTTTGCACCTTGCTCTACCACCAAATTTTTCATTTTTAAATGTCCGGTTACCACAGCGCTTGTTCGTAAAGTAATTAACGCATCAACAATTGCAGTTCCTTCAAAAACACCTTCAATATCTAGGTTAGCACATTTAATATCGCCTACTAATTTACCTTGGGCACCAATTACCAGCCTACCTTTACAAGTAAAATTACCGTGTAATAAACCATCTAATCTAAAATCGGCTTCAGAGGTAATATCGCCTTTTATTTCGGTTGCATAAACAATTCTATTGGTTTTGCCTAGATTTTCTGTTGCGTTGGGTTCTCCTTTTTTAAACATAGCTATCTATTTTATTTTGTATGAATCTAAATTTTTATGGGTTTGAATTACAATGTAGTTATGCAACGACATTGGTAAACCGTTTAGCTTAACCTTATATTCTTTTTCGTGAAGCAGCATATCCATTTGTCTGGCTCTTGCATCCGAATAAAAACCGTGCACCACAACTAATGTTATTTCTGGGTTATAATAATCAACCGTAACTTTTAATGATGCATTATGCGTTTGGGTTATATATTTTTGAATGGTTTGCACCAAACCTTCAATTTGTTTGGTATCGTTTTTCGGTAACTGATAAACCAACAGCCATTTGTTTAGATCTTTATCTGAAAACTCATAAGCTTCTAAACTCGGAATTTCAGTTTCTAAAATACGTTTGGCCTCTTTTCCTTCTTCCGTTAATGGATATAAATCTTCTATTTCGGTCAAAGCTTGTTTATAAGCAGTAACTCCGTAAATTTTAGCTAAAAGGCGTGCTTTTAACAATTCAAATTTAGAAATAATTGGCGTACCGGTATAAAAATCAATTTTTTCTTTAACTTGTTCTAAAGCCAATTCCGGATCGTTTTTATCTAAATATTCTTTATAAACTACGGTATAAACAGCTTCCGGATCGTCTGTTTTTTCGGCAACCAAACCTTGCAAAACTTTAGCGTAATGCGTATCCGGATATTCTGTCATTATTTTATTTTGATAAACAAGTGCTTTAGGCGAATTTAATTTGGTGTAAATTTTATACAAATTATAATATGTTGGCAACAGCAAACCTTTTTCTGGGTTAGATGCCAACAAACTTTCTAATCGGTCTGCAGCCAATTGATATTCGCCAAACTTATCATCATAAATATAACCCAACTCGTAATAAGCAGCGTTTCTATTCTTTTCAAGCTCAGCAATTGCTTCAGGATCGGTAACTACTTTATCTAAATACGTTTGTAAATCGTATTTAGGCAAACTTAAATCTAACAAAGGTTTTTCGCCTTTTTCTGTTAAAGTGCTATCCACGCTAATGGTAATATTTTCATTCGCAGCAATTGCTCCGGTGTTAGAAACATTAGCCAACCAACGCCAATTATCCTTTAACGGTCGTTTACCCCAACGGCGTTCAAAATTTAATTTTCCTTGCTGAACCGATTGCGGAATATAATAGTAAAATGTATTTTGATCGGCATCAAAACCTGGCGGAGGCATCATTTCTGCTCCCGGTGGTTGAAAGTTATTAGTTGATTGAGAAGCTAAGTTATTAATAGCTTGTTGCTGTTGTTGGGCAGCTGCAATATTATTTTGTTTTTTAGCTTGTTCTATAGCTTTTAGCGCTGCCTCGGTATCTTTTTCTTTAAGTTCTTCTATATAACCCGAAAAATAAGCAACGCGCTCGGGCTCGGTCATGTTATAAATACGAATGGTGCTATCTGCAACCGTTATCATGTCTTCGTATTTAATAACTTCTCCAATGTTTTTTAACTTGCGTTGAATGGTAAGATATTCTTTTGATGGATTAGGTAAATTTACTAACGAAGAATCGTAATATTTAGCCGAAGTTTTAAAATCACGTTCTTCAAAATTTATCTGTCCTAATTCTCGGTAATTTGATGCTTGTAAATAGCGATCTTTACCGTTATTTTGTTTTATAGATGCGTTGTAATACGCAATGGCTTTTTTATAATCGTGGTAATGATTGTAAAAGTTACCTAATTGATGATTTAAAATATACAAATACGGACGATTTTCACGATCGGCTAACAATGCATTAAATTTTTTCAGAAAGGCAATCGTATCTCCTTTTTCGTAATCAAACAAATTAGCTTGTTGTGCGTAAGCTTGCATGGTATACATGCGTTTGGCTTTACGCTTCATGTTAATTACTTCCTGAAAATAATAATTTGCGCTATCTGGCTGATTGAATTTATTATGCAGCTGCCCTAAAATGAACGAAAAACGAGCTTTTTTCTCATTATCTCTTGTCAAGTTACGAGCCACGGTAAGTTTGGTAATTGCCGTATCAATAACTTGGGTGTTGTAATAAGCTTGTGCTAAAACAGCATTGGCATCAACAAAAACTTCTTTTTTAAAATCTTTCTGATCCGTAGTTTCAAGCAATTCTTTCAAGTTAGCAATTGCTTGTTCGTTATTATCTAATTGAATATGTGCACGCTCACGCCAAACAACAATTTCGTTTAACGTATTGGCTTCTGGCGATTTATAAATAACATAATTAAAAGCTTCAATAGCAGGTAAAAATCGGTTGTCGTAATAACGGGTTTTGCCTAAAAGCAAATAGGCTTCATCTGCCTGCGGATTTCGTTCTTGCCCATTAATGTACATGGAATGTTTTTGGATGGCTTTGGTTGCTTTATCTTCAGGAACCGAAAGATTTTGCCCTGTTTGCTCACCAGAAGGCGCCTCAAATTCATCTTTTGCTACAAAAGGTTCAATAGGTAAAACTTCCCAATAATTATCAACAAAACTATTGATTAATTCTTCGTGGTATTTATTAAACGCTTCTTGCCCATTAAACAACACATTGTACTCGGTAGTTAAAGCCTGAAACTTACGGTTAAGCAGCGTATCACGCTTGGTAGAGCATGCAATTACCACCCATGCCAAAGCAATGGGAATTAGTATTTTTAAAGAGAATTGTTTCACGTACTAAGCTATATGTTTTTAAAAACTTAATTATAAGGCAGTTATTGTATAACGGTTTAAAATCTTGTTTTAAAACCCAACCAAGTTCAAATATAAATAAAAAATCCCTCGGTCGAGGGATTTATATTATACAGCAAAAAAGCTTTCGAGCTCTTGCAACGAATTTTCTGTTTTTTCGGTATCTTTTAACAACCTTCCTTTTTCTAATATTAAAATGCGAGAAACAACCTCAACGGTTAAACTTAAATCGTGAGAAGAAATTAAAATGGTTGTTTTATTATTTTGGCTAAAATCTGTAATTACACGCTTTAAACGGATTTGCGTGGTTGGATCTAAATTTGCAAACGGCTCGTCTAAAATAACAACTTCAGGATTACCCATAAAAGCAGCAATAATGCCAACTTTTTTTTGGTTTCCTTTAGAAAGATCACGAATGTATTTTTTCTTGTTTAAAATTTCGTCGTTAAAAAAATCACGAAACGTTTCTATAAACGCGTCAACATCGGCTTTATTCATATTATGCAAGCTGCCAATAAAATAAAAATATTCTTCGGGGGTTAAATAACCTATTAAAAAAGATTCATCTAAAAAAGCAGCCGTATGTTTTTTCCAGCTATCAGATTGGCTCACTACAATGCCCTTGTTACTTACAAAACCTTTGCTTGGCTCAATTAAATCTAATATTAACGAAAACAAAGTTGTTTTACCTGCGCCGTTATTACCAATTAAACCAACAACTTCTGATCGCTGAATTTCAAGCGCATCAATAGCTAAAACGGTTTCTTTACCATATGTTTTTTGTAAATTTTCTATTCGAATCATCGTGTTGAATTTAATTTTTAAAATCTATTAAAGCTCGGTATTTATTTTTATTGTAATTGTTTACTAAACGATTAATAACTTTTTCGCGCAATAAAAAACCAACTAGCCCAGCAACAGCAACGGCTAACAATCCTACATAAACATTAAATAAAAGTTGAAAAAAGATTTGAATTAGTATTGGCGTAACCAAAATAACCAATGATAGAACTAACGTATTAACATTAAAAGATTTGGTATTACCAAAAGCACCTACATTGCTTGTTAAATCTATTCCTTGTCGCATAAAAGCACCTGTAAGCAAAGTTATGTAAGCATTAAACCCAATATTAAATATGGTGGCTGCTACAAGGGCTAAAAAAAACACGGGAGAAAAAAACAAATAAAAACTACACAAAACCAACGTTATTAGGCAAGCAATTGCCATAATGCACCATTTTGAAATTAAATAATCGCGGTACGAAATGTTTTGCGTCATTAATAACGGATAATATGCCGAATCCCAAGATGGAACAAATTGACCAAACGAAATCATAAATCCGCCAGTTGCAAAAATGGCAAAGAAAATCATGGCTGGGCTTAATTCTTTATCAAAATCTAGAAACAAAAAAGGATAAAAAATAAAAATCAACGAAAACAATAGCGTTGTACGGGGGCGTTTGTTGCGGAAAATTAAGTACAAATCGTTTTTAATAAAAGCACCAACAACACCCATATTGGTTAAATATTTAAAATCTAAACTTTTAATTTCTGCTTCGTTTTTACTCAGTCCTTTATCTAAATACAATTGGGTATTATAATAGCTGTAGGTTAGCAAAGCAAAAAGCAAAACAAATGCTACGGCTAAAACAACAGCAAATTTATACTGATAAAAAAATGCAGATAAGGGCGAAGTAAAAGGTAAAATATCAATCCAACCGTAAATATGTGCAAAACCTAAAAACGTTAGTAAGCCAACAAAAAGGTAAAAAAACAAATTAATCTTTTCTAAAAAGATGCTTATAAAACTATTACAACTTAAAAGCAATAACATGCTTAACGTCCAACCTAAAACTGAAACAGCATCGTAACCCGAACGAATTAAAATAAAAGCTAAAGGAATAAAGAAAAATAAATGAATAACATTAAAAAGCTTAAAGTAAGCTTTGCACACCGTGTACTGAACAATGATTTTATGTTTGATATTAATAAGTAACAACGGCTTAATATCTACAATTGGAGAGCCGCTAATTATATAACGCAAAAAAAGATCGTACAACCAGTAAAAAACAAAAAAACCGGTTATTATATAAAATAAATCTTGATTGGGATAAAGTTTAGCTACATATTCTGGAGTTAAAACAGCTAAACCTAATAAAACAAGGGCTAGATAAACCAGAAAAAAAGCTTTAAAAAGAAAAGTAAAAACTTCTGTTTTAAGCTGCTTAGAACGCAACAAAGCTTTTATTTCTAATCGAAATAAATTAAAAAACATATAAATAGTAATTGGTTGTACTCAATTAGTAGCCTCCAGAACTATTTTGTTACATTATGTATTTGTATTCAGGATAAATAGTTTGTAAATAACTTTGTGCTTTTTGTGGAATGACATGAATCATAATGTAAGAATACAACATCCAACTAACCAAAAAAGCCGCAATTAAAAGGTTTACCCAAAACTGATTCAGATTCAGAAACATAGAAGTACTAAAAAACACTTGAATTGGAATGTAAAATAATGCTGCAGAACCACCCATGTTGGCAATCACATCTTCCATCATCCATCGCTTCTCATTTTTAGTTTTTTTAAGTTGGTATTTGTTTTTAATAGTAAGAAAAAGCACCAAAAATAAAAGTAAAATAGAAATACCCAAAACACTTTCTACATAATAAGCCGAAAACAATGGCAAAACAGCAGCTACAATAGCTAGTAAACTGATCGTAAATAAAACTTTAGGCAGTGTAAAGAAGTCTTTAAAATGTTGCCAAACAAAAGCGTGATAACGCTTCTGTAAAGCTGCTTGTCGTTGAGCTACAATATCAGAAAAACCAAAAACACCAAACTTTTTAAATTCGGCTTGCAGTGCTTCTTCAAAAGTTAACGCACTATTTTGTTCCCACTGGCATTCTATACCACGGGCTAAATGGTCAACTAATTCGGTTTGTAAATCGTAATGTTCTACAAAGTGCTTACGAGTAAAACAATATAATCTATCAATCTGATCACTTGTGACACAAGGAATTGTACTAATGTTATCATGATTTGTCATCGCTAATATTTATTAAAATTACTTTAATAATTGATTACACCAATTTTTTTGAGGTTAAAAGTTGCATATTTTCGACAAACTGTAAAAGTGCTTCAAGTTTTGAAGCACTTTCTTCTACACCAGCAGGGGTTAGTTTGTAATACTTTCGCAATCGATTCGCAACTTCTAAAACCTCAACCTCTAAAAAACCCTGAGCTTCTAGCTTATGTAAAGCCGGATACAAAGCACCTTCGGTTAAAACCAACTCATCTTGAGTTAGTTCTTTTACTTTCTGCGTTATTTCGTACCCGTACATTTTTCCATTAGCTTGTAAAAGTTGCAGAATAATGGTTTGCAAACTGCCTTTGTACAAAGATGCTTTTGACATAGAATCTATTTTTATATAAATATACATAAATTACTTATGTATTATATTGAGAGAAAAAACTTTTAACATGCATTTAGGAATAAAAAACTTTAAAGCAAATAATTAAGTTAGTATTTGTAAATTTGCGTTTTAAAAAATTTTTGTAAAATGTCAAGATTTAACAAACTAACTGTAAAGAATATTACTAGAGAAACACCAAATGCTATTGTAATAACATTTGATGTTCCTGAAAGTTTAGCTACAACCTATCAGTTTTTAGCTGGTCAGTATCTTAACATAAAACATGTTATAGATAATAAAGAAGTAAAAAGAGCGTATTCTATTTCGGCTTCGCCAAATGAAAAAACGTTAGCTGTAACGGTTAAAGAAGTTGCTGGTGGTTTATTTTCTACCTATGCAAACCAACATTTAACGGTGGGTACAAACATGGAAGTTGGTGTTCCTGAAGGGCGTTTTACAATAGAAACTGATGCAAACAACAACCATTTATACGGAGCAATTGCAGCAGGTTCAGGAATTACACCAATAATTTCTATTATTAAAACCGTTTTAGAAAATGAACCAAACAGCCAATTTGTACTTTTATACGGAAACAAATCGGTGCAAGAAACCATTTTTTACAACGAAATTGCTCGCCTTTTAAATACTTATAAAGAACGCTTTTCTGTACAATATATATTCAGTCAAGAAGTTAGCGAAGGTTCATTAAACGGACGCATTGTTCGCGAAACAATTCAAAACACATTTACAGCTAACCAATCGGGCAACTACGCTAAATTTTTTATTTGCGGACCAGAAGAACTGGTTTATAACAGCACATCAGCTTTAAAAGAAAGCGGCGTAACCGAAGATAAAATTAAGTTTGAATTATTTAACAGCTCAGAAAAAGGCAGCTACGTACCGGTATCGTCAGACAACACAACCATTACGGTTTTATTAGATGATGAAGAAGTGGTTTTTGAAATGTCTCGTAAAGATTCAATCATAAAAGCTTTAAACGATAAAGGTTTAGATGCACCTCAATCTTGTTTAGGCGGAGTTTGTTCAAGTTGTATTTGTAAAATCACAAAAGGAGAAGCTGTTTTAGCTAAAAACTCGGTTTTAACCGATCAAGAAATAGCGGCAGGATTTACGTTAGCTTGTCAAGCTTACCCAACAACAAGCGAAATTGCAATTGATTTTGACAACGTATAACATAAAAAAAGGTTACCTTATTCAGGTAACCTTTTTTCGCTTTTCTAATTAACTACAAAAATAAAAGCTAAAAAAATGATTTTTTATGAAAAGTGAATAACTTAATTATTCATTTCAAAAATACAAAAATTGAATAATGCGATAGCATTTTATCTACAAGCAGTAGTAATAATCGATAAAATGATTATTTAAGCTGTCGAGCTTATTCCATCAATTTGTTTACCACATCGGCAACTAAAATAGTTTCCATTACTTTTTCGTAACCAGGTACAATTTTGTTTCCGTAAACCGAAGTAGGCAATAAAGGATATTGTTTTAAATCGGGCACTAAAGCGTCTGACAACTTCTGATTAAAAGGCAAAAAGCCCGCAAACGGATGTGTTGCACCCCATAAGGTAACTACACGTACGCCCAACAACGCAGCAATGTGCGCATTGCCCGAATCCATAGATAACATGACATCAAGATTAGAAATTACATCCATCTCTTCATCTAACGTTAATTTACCAGCTAATACAACAACGTTTTCGTAATCTTTTTTAAGATCGTTTAAAACAGCTATTTCTTTAGCACCACCACCAAACAGAAAAACTTTATTTTCGGCTTTAGCTAACGCATCAATAACTTGTTGCATCAAATACTGTGGATAAACTTTGGTTTGATATTGTGCAAAAGGTGCAATACCAATCCAGCGTTGGGTTTTGTTTCCTGCAATAGCAAGTGCTTTATCTGTTAAAACAGCTTTTGTTGCAAAAACCGGATGGGTTAAATCTAAAGGATAGCCTAATTGCGCAAAAGTTTCGGCATGGCGCTGAAACATAGATTTAACAGGCTCAATATTTTTAGGAGCTAATTTGGTTAGTTCTTTTTTATCGGCACGGCCTTTATCTGTTGCAGCAACTTTATAGCCAAAAAGCTTATAAAAACTACGAACAACTTGGGCACGTAAAACGTTATGCAAATCGGCAACCTCGGTAATTCCTAAAGCTTTGGTATCTAAAAATAACTGATACAAACCTTTTAAACCTTTATGACGGCCATTAACATCAACCGGAAAAAAATCTAAGTTTTGAATATCTCTAAAAAAGGGTTTAAAAAATGGGCGAGAAGCCACGGTAATTTTTACCTCAGGATATTGCAAAGAAAAAGCTTTCAGCACCGGAACCGTCATTGCGACATCGCCCATTGCAGAAAGCCTCATAACTAAAATATGTTTTGGTTTAGACATTGTCTAAAAAAAATTATTTTTTGTTTTGGTATAATACCGGATTTAAATCGTCATCGTTGTACATTTTCATTTGTTTGTACACCTTCATGTATTTATCTCCGTTTTCAATATCTTTTAATAAATCGTTAATAGATACAAACATGTCTTTTTGTTGTTCTAATAAAACGTTTAATTTTTCTTGACATTTTGCACGATGCTCGTCCGATGCGTTTTCGCGAGTTGCTTCTTCACGCATGTGATAAATTTTTAATGCTAAAATTGATAAACGATCTATAGCCCAAGCCGGAGATTCGGTATTAATTTTTGCATCTGCTTTTACCACAACATCTTTATATTTTTGTAAAAAATAGCTATCAATATATTCTACCATATCGGTACGAACTTGGTTTGATGCATCAATTTTACGTTTTAAAGTTAAGGCAGCAACAGGATCGATTTGAGGATCACGAATAATATCTTCATAATGCCATTGTACGGTATCAACCCAGTTTTTAGCATACAACAAATATTCAATTGTTCCTTTTTCGTACGGATTATTGATTGGTTGATTTACATCGTCAAACTTGTGGTAATCCGCAATACTTTGTTCGAAAATTGGAAAAGCAAATTCTGCAAACATCTTTATATTTTTTTTATTACTAAACAAAGATAGTTTTTTTACCTTTATGGTACTAAAAAAAAGTTACATGAACATTCATTATATATCCGAGCAAAACAGCATTTTAAACCATTTTTTAGCCCAATTACGTGATGTGAATGTGCAAAAAGATTCGATGCGTTTTAGAAAAAACGTAGAACGAATTGGCGAAATAATGGCTTACGAGCTTAGCAAAACCTTACCTTACAAAAATGTTGAAGTACAAACACCGCTAGGAATTAAAAAAACAACAGTGATTGAAGATAATGTTGTGTTATGTTCTATTTTACGTGCTGGTTTGGCCTTACATACAGGTTTTATGAACTTTTTTGATGATGCAGAAAACGGATTTGTTTCGGCTTCTAGAATACATGATGCTGCTGGAGTTTCTGAAATTAAGGTTGAATATCAGGCAGCGCCATCGTTCAACAACAAACATTTGTTACTATTAGACCCAATGTTGGCTACCGGACATTCGTTAGTTGCTGTTTTTAATAAACTTTTAGATCAGGAAACCCCAAAAGAAATTCATATTTGCGTTGTTATTGCGGCGCCAGAAGGCGTTGCTTATTTGCAACAAAACTTACCCGATTACTGCCATTTATGGATTGCAACCTTAGATGATGGCCTAAATACAAACAATTACATTTTACCAGGATTAGGAGATGCAGGCGATTTAGCTTACGGAGAAAAAAAATAAAAAAGAGCGTTTAAAACGCTCTTTTTTTATAGTTGTAAAAAGTAAAAAATTAAAATACATACGGTTATACCACCCAAAAAGGATTCTTTTATCCAAGCTTTTTCAATTTTCTCAATCATATTACTTCCCATAATCGCTAAAGGAAAAAAGGAAAAAGATGCTACTGCCAAGTTTGGCGTTGGCATGCAAATAAAAATAATAAAAGATATTATTAAAATTAAATACAAAATATGATATACTGCGGTGCGGTTTACCGATCTAGATCCGCTTGTAACAAACGAGGAGAACAAAAACAAAATGATAATTAAGGCATAAAAACACAAAACGAAAAATGTAACGGATTGATTAGCTAAGGCATGTAAGTTAAAAGAAAACGAAACAGATTCTATTAAACTAAAAATATAGCCCGTATTAAAAATCATTTCAAAAAATATAGCAATGGATCCTACAATAAATAAAGCAATAAAAGGAATAAGCCAGTTTTTAAAATCAAACGAAGTTTGAAACATAATAACAAAAAATACCAGTAACAAAAACAAAGCGCTCCAAACGTAAAACAAACTGGCAATTAAAATTAATACGCAGCTATCAAAAAGTTTTTGTTTGATGCTGAGTTTAGATCGCAAAGCAATTAATCGCCTAAAAGCTAAAACCAATAAAAACAGAGCACAAATAATATGCGGGCTATTAAAAATCTCAGGAAATAACAAGCAAAACAAAAACGAGAAGAAGGCACCAAACATGTTGTCTTTAACCAAATTATTACGGTTATAAATAAAATGCATTAAAAAAAGTGATGCGTTTAAAAGTAAAAACGATCCTGCTTTTTGTAAACCTGTAATAAAATTTAATGGCGTTGTTACAGCCAAACTTTGGTAAAGAGTAAAGAAAATCAATAAAAAAACAAATAAAATAATATAATTTATTGGTCTTGTTTTATTAAAAATGCTTGTTATCATATATATATTTCCTATTTTTGCGTTGTAAAGATAACACATGTGTAAATAACCGTTGCAAATATATTCGAATTGTTTGCAGCAAAAAACTTTAAAGTTATGACATCTTTTTTCAACGGTTTAGGTTGGTTTATTGGTGATTTTTTAATGACACCAATGAACGCCCTAGCAAAACTAGAATTGAGTAACTGGTGGTTAGCGAATTTCATTACTTGGATTTTCATAATCATTTTGTGTGCTGCTTTTGGCTACTGGATGAAACAGTTAGCTATTTTCCACGAAAGTGGAGCAGATGAGCAAGATACAACCGCTCACTCATTCTTAAAATAAGAAAAAGAAAAGCCTCAACTAAGTTGAGGCTTTTTTTATAAATCGAAACCAATATCTTTTCTGAAATACATGTTATCAAACTTAATTTTTTCGATAGCTTGGTATGATTTTTTAATGGCTTCGTTAAATGTTTCACCGTACGACGTTACAGCTAAAACACGACCGCCATTTGTTACAACTTCATTATTTTGTAACGCAGTACCTGCATGAAAAACAATAGAATCGGTAACATTTTCTAAACCGGTAATTACTTTTCCTTTTTCATAATCTTCTGGATATCCACCAGAAACAACCATAATTGTTGTTGCTGCACGCTCATCAATATCTAATTCAACCTGATTTAAAGTTTCTGAACCGATAGCTTTAAAAATTTGCACTAAATCAGATTTTAAGCGAGGCATAACAACTTCAGTTTCTGGATCGCCCATACGCACGTTGTATTCAATCACAAACGGATCGTCGCCCACTTTAATTAGTCCAATAAAAACAAATCCTTTGTAATCAATATTATCGTTTATAAAACCTTGAATGGTTGGTTTTACCACACGTTCTTCAACTTTTTGTAAAAATTCTGGCGTTGCAAAAGGAACTGGAGAAACTGCACCCATTCCGCCCGTATTTAAGCCCGTATCACCTTCGCCAATGCGTTTGTAATCTTTTGCAGTTGGTAAAATTTTATACGATTTACCATCGGTTAAAACAAAACACGAAAGTTCAATACCGTCTAAAAATTCTTCAATAACAACTTTAGATGATGCATCGCCAAATTTAGCATCAACCAGCATGTTGCGCAATTCTTGTTGCGCTTCGGCTAAATCGTTTAAAATTAAAACTCCTTTACCAGCAGCTAATCCATCAGCTTTTAAAACGTAAGGCGCTTTTAATGTGGTTAGAAATTCGCAACCTGCCTCAATCGTATCTTTTGTAAAAGCCTGATAACGTGCTGTAGGAATGTTGTTTTTTACTAAAAATTCTTTAGCAAATTCTTTACTTCCTTCTAATTGTGCGGCATATTTAGATGGTCCAATTACTGGAATATGTTTTAAATCGGCATCGTTTTTAAAAAAATCGTAAACCC
This genomic window from Flavobacterium agricola contains:
- a CDS encoding bactofilin family protein, which codes for MFKKGEPNATENLGKTNRIVYATEIKGDITSEADFRLDGLLHGNFTCKGRLVIGAQGKLVGDIKCANLDIEGVFEGTAIVDALITLRTSAVVTGHLKMKNLVVEQGAKVNSTCEMHAEAQNTKTAEKGEKK
- the porW gene encoding type IX secretion system periplasmic lipoprotein PorW/SprE, which produces MKQFSLKILIPIALAWVVIACSTKRDTLLNRKFQALTTEYNVLFNGQEAFNKYHEELINSFVDNYWEVLPIEPFVAKDEFEAPSGEQTGQNLSVPEDKATKAIQKHSMYINGQERNPQADEAYLLLGKTRYYDNRFLPAIEAFNYVIYKSPEANTLNEIVVWRERAHIQLDNNEQAIANLKELLETTDQKDFKKEVFVDANAVLAQAYYNTQVIDTAITKLTVARNLTRDNEKKARFSFILGQLHNKFNQPDSANYYFQEVINMKRKAKRMYTMQAYAQQANLFDYEKGDTIAFLKKFNALLADRENRPYLYILNHQLGNFYNHYHDYKKAIAYYNASIKQNNGKDRYLQASNYRELGQINFEERDFKTSAKYYDSSLVNLPNPSKEYLTIQRKLKNIGEVIKYEDMITVADSTIRIYNMTEPERVAYFSGYIEELKEKDTEAALKAIEQAKKQNNIAAAQQQQQAINNLASQSTNNFQPPGAEMMPPPGFDADQNTFYYYIPQSVQQGKLNFERRWGKRPLKDNWRWLANVSNTGAIAANENITISVDSTLTEKGEKPLLDLSLPKYDLQTYLDKVVTDPEAIAELEKNRNAAYYELGYIYDDKFGEYQLAADRLESLLASNPEKGLLLPTYYNLYKIYTKLNSPKALVYQNKIMTEYPDTHYAKVLQGLVAEKTDDPEAVYTVVYKEYLDKNDPELALEQVKEKIDFYTGTPIISKFELLKARLLAKIYGVTAYKQALTEIEDLYPLTEEGKEAKRILETEIPSLEAYEFSDKDLNKWLLVYQLPKNDTKQIEGLVQTIQKYITQTHNASLKVTVDYYNPEITLVVVHGFYSDARARQMDMLLHEKEYKVKLNGLPMSLHNYIVIQTHKNLDSYKIK
- a CDS encoding ABC transporter ATP-binding protein, which produces MIRIENLQKTYGKETVLAIDALEIQRSEVVGLIGNNGAGKTTLFSLILDLIEPSKGFVSNKGIVVSQSDSWKKHTAAFLDESFLIGYLTPEEYFYFIGSLHNMNKADVDAFIETFRDFFNDEILNKKKYIRDLSKGNQKKVGIIAAFMGNPEVVILDEPFANLDPTTQIRLKRVITDFSQNNKTTILISSHDLSLTVEVVSRILILEKGRLLKDTEKTENSLQELESFFAV
- a CDS encoding DUF5687 family protein — encoded protein: MFFNLFRLEIKALLRSKQLKTEVFTFLFKAFFLVYLALVLLGLAVLTPEYVAKLYPNQDLFYIITGFFVFYWLYDLFLRYIISGSPIVDIKPLLLINIKHKIIVQYTVCKAYFKLFNVIHLFFFIPLAFILIRSGYDAVSVLGWTLSMLLLLSCNSFISIFLEKINLFFYLFVGLLTFLGFAHIYGWIDILPFTSPLSAFFYQYKFAVVLAVAFVLLFALLTYSYYNTQLYLDKGLSKNEAEIKSLDFKYLTNMGVVGAFIKNDLYLIFRNKRPRTTLLFSLIFIFYPFLFLDFDKELSPAMIFFAIFATGGFMISFGQFVPSWDSAYYPLLMTQNISYRDYLISKWCIMAIACLITLVLCSFYLFFSPVFFLALVAATIFNIGFNAYITLLTGAFMRQGIDLTSNVGAFGNTKSFNVNTLVLSLVILVTPILIQIFFQLLFNVYVGLLAVAVAGLVGFLLREKVINRLVNNYNKNKYRALIDFKN
- a CDS encoding PadR family transcriptional regulator, coding for MSKASLYKGSLQTIILQLLQANGKMYGYEITQKVKELTQDELVLTEGALYPALHKLEAQGFLEVEVLEVANRLRKYYKLTPAGVEESASKLEALLQFVENMQLLTSKKLV
- a CDS encoding ferredoxin--NADP reductase, yielding MSRFNKLTVKNITRETPNAIVITFDVPESLATTYQFLAGQYLNIKHVIDNKEVKRAYSISASPNEKTLAVTVKEVAGGLFSTYANQHLTVGTNMEVGVPEGRFTIETDANNNHLYGAIAAGSGITPIISIIKTVLENEPNSQFVLLYGNKSVQETIFYNEIARLLNTYKERFSVQYIFSQEVSEGSLNGRIVRETIQNTFTANQSGNYAKFFICGPEELVYNSTSALKESGVTEDKIKFELFNSSEKGSYVPVSSDNTTITVLLDDEEVVFEMSRKDSIIKALNDKGLDAPQSCLGGVCSSCICKITKGEAVLAKNSVLTDQEIAAGFTLACQAYPTTSEIAIDFDNV
- a CDS encoding glycosyltransferase family 9 protein, coding for MSKPKHILVMRLSAMGDVAMTVPVLKAFSLQYPEVKITVASRPFFKPFFRDIQNLDFFPVDVNGRHKGLKGLYQLFLDTKALGITEVADLHNVLRAQVVRSFYKLFGYKVAATDKGRADKKELTKLAPKNIEPVKSMFQRHAETFAQLGYPLDLTHPVFATKAVLTDKALAIAGNKTQRWIGIAPFAQYQTKVYPQYLMQQVIDALAKAENKVFLFGGGAKEIAVLNDLKKDYENVVVLAGKLTLDEEMDVISNLDVMLSMDSGNAHIAALLGVRVVTLWGATHPFAGFLPFNQKLSDALVPDLKQYPLLPTSVYGNKIVPGYEKVMETILVADVVNKLME
- a CDS encoding DUF4254 domain-containing protein, translated to MFAEFAFPIFEQSIADYHKFDDVNQPINNPYEKGTIEYLLYAKNWVDTVQWHYEDIIRDPQIDPVAALTLKRKIDASNQVRTDMVEYIDSYFLQKYKDVVVKADAKINTESPAWAIDRLSILALKIYHMREEATRENASDEHRAKCQEKLNVLLEQQKDMFVSINDLLKDIENGDKYMKVYKQMKMYNDDDLNPVLYQNKK